The proteins below come from a single Corylus avellana chromosome ca3, CavTom2PMs-1.0 genomic window:
- the LOC132174116 gene encoding ankyrin repeat-containing protein BDA1-like produces the protein MDQNLRDASEQGNVDGLYSSIARDPKVLDKIDEIPFVDTPLHVAAAAGQTEFAMEMTMLKPSFAKKLNPNGFTPLLLAMHNYVTSRKETALHVALKNDELDAFQVLVGLGRMLLNVQDLNDVTSRKETALHVALKNDELDAFQVLVGLGRRLLNVQDLNGNVQCNTVLHIAASKNQPQRMLMSNDMRNMLVVVAVLLVTIAYQTVLSPPGGFWQDNQFNTITNASSEVNQPPHRAGQ, from the exons ATGGATCAGAATTTGAGGGATGCTTCTGAGCAAGGAAACGTTGATGGCTTGTACTCGTCGATTGCAAGGGACCCGAAAGTTTTGGACAAGATCGATGAGATTCCATTTGTTGACACCCCATTACACGTAGCTGCAGCTGCAGGACAGACCGAGTTTGCCATGGAGATGACGATGTTAAAGCCATCATTTGCTAAGAAGCTTAACCCAAATGGCTTCACCCCCTTACTCCTTGCTATGCataatt ATGTGACAAGTCGAAAGGAGACTGCCCTGCATGTTGCACTGAAAAATGACGAGTTAGATGCCTTTCAGGTCCTTGTTGGATTGGGGAGGATGTTACTGAATGTTCAAGATTTGAATG ATGTGACAAGTCGAAAGGAGACTGCCCTGCATGTTGCACTGAAAAATGACGAGTTAGATGCCTTTCAGGTCCTTGTTGGATTGGGGAGGAGGTTACTGAATGTTCAAGATTTGAATGGTAACGTACAGTGTAACACTGTGTTGCACATTGCAGCATCCAAAAATCAACCTCAG AGAATGCTAATGTCAAACGACATGCGCAATATGCTGGTGGTGGTTGCTGTACTGCTTGTAACAATTGCCTACCAAACAGTACTCAGTCCTCCGGGAGGATTTTGGCAAGATAATCAGTTCAATACCATTACCAACGCAAGTAGTGAAGTCAATCAACCCCCACACCGCGCAGGACAGTAA